The genomic interval CGAGCGACCGCCTTCGACCGATCCGGTGAAATTGACGAAGTTGAAGCTGCCGGCAGCAATTAGTGCCGACGTCGTTTCATGATCGAGAAAGACGTTCTGGAATACTTCGTCCGGAACACCCGCCTCGACGAAGGCCTGTACCAGCCGTTCGCCGACGAGCAAGGTCTGGGAGGCGTGTTTCAGAACGACCGTATTGCCGGCCATCAGCGCCGGCGCGATCGTGTTGATCGCCGTCATATAGGGATAGTTCCACGGCGCGACGACGAAGACGACGCCATGCGCTTCGCGCTCGATGCGGCGTTCGAAACGGTCGCTTTCTTCGACGACGAGCGGGGCCAGCGCGTCAGCCGCGATCGAGGCGACATAGTTGGAGCGCTCGTTGAAGCCCCTGTATTCGCCGCCGTACTTCACCGGCCGCCCCATCTGCCAGGCAAGCTCCGGCACGACGACGTCCGACATCTCGTTCAGCCGCGCGGCGCCCTTCAGCACGAGCTGAACGCGCTCTTCAAGCGGCCGCCTCGCCCAGGCCTTCTGCGCCTTGCGGGCGCGCGCCACCACATCCTTGGCGGCATCGAGCGAAAGCGCCGGACGCTCCGCGTAAACCGATCCGTCGACCGGTGAAATGCATTGGATCATTGCCATGATCGATTTCCTGTCCTCGTATCATTTCAAAATTGGTGGGCGACAGCCCCTCATCCGCCTGCCGGCACCTTCTCCCCGCAAACGGGGCGAAGGGGATATGCCGCAACCTTTCGGTTCCCCCGCAACGTCTCGCATGGCAAGTCCCCTCTCCCCGTTTTTTACGGGGGAGAGGGTTAGGGTGAGGGGCAACCCCGCAAATGCCTATTAAGCTCTTTCGAAACCGCGCGCCACTTCCCAATCGGTGATGCGGCGGTCGTATTCCTCTTGCTCCCATTCGGCAGCGCGGGTGTAATGGTCAATCACCTCGTCGCCGAAGGCTTTGCGCAGCATTGCCGATTCCGTCATCGCAATCGCCGCCGAACGCAGCGTGCGCGGGATCTCCCGAATGTCCTTGCCGCCATAGGCGTCGCCGACGAAGGGGGCTTCGAGTTCCAGCTTGTTCTCGATCCCGTCGATGCCGGCGGCGAGCAGCGCTGCGAATGCGAGATAGGGATTGAGATCGGAGCCGCCGACGCGGCATTCGATGCGGATCCCCTTCGTCTCCTCGCCGCAAAGGCGATAGCCGGCGGTACGGTTGTCCTTGCTCCAGATCGCCTTGGTCGGAGCGAAGGTGCCGGCCATGAAGCGCTTGTAGGAATTGATGTAAGGCGCCAGGAAATAGGTGATCTCACTCGCATGGGCGAGAAGTCCGGCAACGTAATTGTGCATCAGCGGCGACATGCCGTATTTGCCGGTATGGTCGAAGAATAGCGGCTTTTCCTCAAGGCTCCACAGCGACTGGTGGATATGGGAGGAGCTACCGGCGGCATTGTAGTTCCACTTGGCAAGGAAAGTGATGGCTTTGCCCTTCGACCAGGCAATCTCCTTGCAGCCATTCTTGATGATCGCATGCCGATCGGCCATGGCGAGCGCATCGGCGTAACGCACGTTGATCTCCTCCTGGCCGGCCGAGGCCTCGCCCTTGGAGTTCTCGACCGGAATGCCGGCACCCTGCAGGCCGGTGCGGATCGCCCGCATCACCTCTTCCTCCTTGGTGGTCTGGAAGATGTGGTAGTCCTCGTTATAGGCGCTGGCGAGCTTCAGATTGCGGTAGCCCGAAGCATGCGCGGCCTCATAACTCTGGTCGAACAGGAAGAATTCGAGCTCCGAGGCCATATAGGCCTTCATGCCCATGTCTTCGAGGCGCTTCACCTGCTTCTTCAGGATCGCGCGTGGCGAATGGGCGACCTCTTCATGAGTGTGATGGTCGAGCACGTCGCAGAGCACCAGCGCGGTACCCTCGAGCCAGGGAATGCGGCGCAGTGTCGAAAGATCCGGCTTCATCGTATAGTCGCCGTATCCCTTCTCCCAGCTCGTTGCCTTGTAGCCGGAGACGGTTTCCATCTCTATGTCAGTCGCCTGCAGGTAGTTGCAGCTGTGCGTTTCCTTCCAGGCGCTTTCGACGAAATATTCAGCCTGGAAGCGCTTACCCATCAGCCGGCCCTGCATGTCCACCTGGCAGGCGAGAACCGTATCGATGCGCCCTTCGGCAACGTCCTTCCTGAGATCGTCGATTGTGTAGCTGCTGCTCATGATTGATCCGCCTGAGATTGGAATTGAAGAAAATCGGGGCAACGAAATCGCATACGCTCGGCCGGAACCGTGGCCCGATGCCTTTTCGTTGAACCGGTGATGGGGCCGCAGGATGCGGCCCCGCCGGTTGAGAGGGAAGCCTCGATGCTTAGCGTTCGCCGCTTTCGCCGACGGCCGCCTCGGCTGCTGCGATTTCGGCCTGGCGCTTCGCCACGTCGGCGCCGATCGGCGGTCCCTTGAAGCGGCGGCTCTCGAAGCCGAACCAGACGATGCCGGTGACCACGAGGAAGCCGACGGTGATATAGAGCGCCCATTGGTTCGGCGGCTGGATGCCGAGAATGAAGATCAGGATCATCGCTATGATCGACAGCACCGCGAAGAGCTTGAAGACGCCCTCTCCGAGGTTCCACGGGCCCACCTTGTCCCACTTCGACGTGCCCCAGGCGAAGAGGCCGAGCGTGATCGGTATCGCGAACGAGAAGAACAGGAAGATGACCGTGCACGAGACGACGATCGTGTAAACCGGCGTGTCGCCGATCGTAACCAGCGATGAGCCCCAGACGAACAGCACCGACAGGATCGAGCCCGTCCAGATCGCGGCCACCGGGGTACGGTACTGCGGGCTGACCTTTGACAGCGCCTTGGAGGCCGGCAGGCCGCCGTCACGCGAGAAGGCGAAGATCATGCGGGAGACCGAGGTGACGGTCGCAAGGCCGCACAGCCATTGGCTGACGAAGATCGCAAGATATAGGAGATCCTTGACGACCGGGTTCACCTGGCTGTCCATCGCCCAGAAGAACACGTTCCAGCCCTGTTTTGCCGCATCGTCCATGTTCGGCAGCATCAGCACGAAGGCGCACAGCATGATATAGCCGAATAGCGCTGACCACAGGACCGAGGCCACCATGCCGCGTGGGACGGAATGGGCGGCCTTGACCGTCTCCTCAGACGTATGCGCCGAGGCGTCATAGCCGGTGATGGTGTAGATCGGCAGCAGCAGGCCGAGAAGGAAGACCCAGGCACCGGAGGTGGACGGCCAGACATTGCCGCCGGCTTCGCCGGAATAGTTGGCGAAGGTGAAGAGGCGGCCGATTTCATAGGAAGGGGCCGCGATGAGGCAGACGACCGCCAGCGCGATCGAGGTCGCGAAGATCAGATAACCCGAAAAATCGGTCAGCTTCGCGGTCAATCCGATGCCCATGTGGTTTACCAGCGCCTGCGCACCGGTGATGATGATGAGGAAAATGATCCGCACCGTGATCGTGTCCGTCAGACCGAGATAAGTGGTGCCGAAGGACCCCATGAAGAAATAATAAGTGCCGACGTTGATGGCGCCGAGCACGGTGACGAGACCGAGCAGGTTGAACCAGGCGGTCAGCCAGCCGGTGAAGCGGTTGCCGAGGATCGAACCCCAGTGATAGAGGCCGCCGGCCGTCGGATAGGCGGAGCTGATCTGTGCCATGGCGACGGCGAAGACGAGCGAGATGAAGCATCCCACAGGCCAGCCGATGCCGATCGCCGCTCCGCCGGCACCGGCGGTCGCCTGCGCCAGCGAATTGATGCCGCCGGAGAGAATGCAGATGATGGAAAACGATACGGCGAAATTCGAGAATGAGCTCATTCGCCGTTCGAGTTCCTGGGCATAGCCCATCGAATGCAGGATGTGAACATCCTGCTTCTTGTCCAATTCGGTATAATCCGACATGACTTCCCCCTGTTGACGATGGCCGCGGGATTGCGGCCTGTTCAGTACCAATTGCCCGCGGCATTTTCGCCATGCGGACGTCCGCAGATAACTGCTCCCTTAGGTCTTCTTTTTATGTCAGGCTTCCAGGCTTTGTTGGAGAAGCCCTGTCAGATAGTCTGCCATGACCCCTTGGCCGCTATCGTCTGCGATGAGGTCGTTTCGGACCTCGATCATCACATTGCGCAAGCCGTTCGAAAGCCCGTGCAGGATCAGCGTGTGGGTCACGCCGTCCTCGGGCCCGTAAGGCTGGTTGCGTTCAGTCCTGTAAAGCGGCGCATCGGCCGCGGCATCAAGCATCCGGTCAGCGAGCCGACTGTCCTCGTCGTGCAATATGCCGAGTTCGACGGCGCGTTGCCGGCCATGATAGACCGGCGTGAAACTGTGCATCGTTACGATGATGCTGTCCTGTCCCCTCGCCCGCCGGTCGCGGATCAGCCCCCGAATGGCGTCGTGGAAGGGCACATATAGCGCGTCGGTGCGCGCCAAACGTTCCTCGGCAGTCAGATCCTTGTTGCCCGGAATGGCAAAGATCTCGCTGGTCTCCGGCATGGCGCCCGGTGAACTTGGCGGCCGGTTGCAGTCGTAGATCAGCCGGGAGAAGCGCTGGTAGACGAGCGTCGCGTCGAGTGCCTGCGACATGCCGCGGGCAACCGCGAGCGCACCCGGATCCCAGGCGATGTGGCTTGACAGCGCTTCGTTGGGCAGGCCGAGATCGCCGAAGCGGGCAGGAAGCGTTTTCGAAGCGTGCTCGCAGACGAGCAACACGGGGCTCCGGCCTTCGATGCGTTCTATCCCGACGCAATCGCCATCCGCTTCGCTGAGGATTTTCGGCCGGGCCAGCACCAAAGGCGCCTCTCCTATCCCTTAATAAAGGCTTTATAAGAAAAGAATTCTTCAGCTTTTGGCGACTGTCAAGCATCCGCTGAAAATTTCTTTTCATGACAGTGGTTGACATGGATTGTGACAGCGTTGTTAACTTTGGTCGGGAGAGTGGCGCCAGACCACCCCCGGGGAGCAAAGTCACGTGACCACCGCGTCGAAGACGGTTTCGGACGTCATACATTCGCATCTTGGCGTATTGACGCGTGCTGAGAAGCAGTTGGCGGAAAGCCTGCTCGACAATTATCCGGTTTCCGGCCTCGGCAGCATCACCACCATCGCGGAGAACGCTGGCGTTTCCACGCCGACCGTCGTGCGAATGGTGCAGAAGCTGGGCTTCAAGGGCTATCCCGATTTTCAGGCGCGCCTGCATCAAGAGGTCGAGGCGACGATCTCCAACCCCATCGCCAAGCATGACCGCTGGGCGCAGAACGCGCCGGGCACCCATATCCTCAACCGCTTCGCCGATGCCATCATGGGCAATCTGCGCCAGACGCTGACCGACCTCGATACCGCAACTTTCGACAGCGTCGCCTCGCTGCTGTCGGACCGCAAGCGCGGCCTCTATTTCGTCGGCGGCCGCATCACCGGCGCGCTGGCCGAGTATTTCTTCACCCATATGCAGGTCATCCGGCCGGCCACAACACTGCTGTCGTCCAATTCCAGCAGCTGGCCGCAATATGCCCTCAACATGAACGCCGGCGACATCCTGATCATCTTCGATATCCGCCGCTATGAGCAGGAAATGGTCAGCCTTGCCACCGCCGCTCGCAAGCGCGGCGCCGAAATCGTCGTCTTCACCGACCAATGGGCCTCGCCTGCCGCCAAACTCGCCCGGCACGCTTTCCGCGTCCGCATCGAAGCGCCGTCGGCCTGGGACTCATCGGTCGTCACACTTTTCATCGTCGAGGCTCTGATTGAAGCCGTCCAGAACTCCACCTGGGACGAGACGAAGGAGCGCATGAAGACGCTTGAAGGGCTGTTCGAGCAGAGCAGGCTTTTCCGCAAACCAGGTTAAGAGGGCAAGACTAAAAGAGAGGGAAAAACAATCGCGGACTTGGCGGAAGTGAACGATGCCGTCGCAAATGAAACATCAGCCACAAGCGCCTGCTATTCCGACAAAATTAACGTCATTCAACCGTCACACAAGCTTCATGCAAGCTGATTAACAGCATCGCCAGACACTGAAAACCGAAGGAGTACAACAGTGATCTCTAACATTTCTCGACTCCTGTCGCTTTCTACTGCGATGATCGTGGCTTCGACCGCGATTGCCGCCGCAGAACCGAGCGCAGAATTGATCGCCGCCGCCAAGAAGGAAGGCACGCTGACCACGATCGCTCTCCCGCACGACTGGTGCGGCTACGGCGAGGTCATTGCCGGCTTCAAGGCCAAGTACGGCCTCGAGGTCAACGAGCTGAACCCCGATGCCGGCTCGGGCGACGAAATCGAAGCGATCAAGGCCAACAAGGGCAACACCGGCCCGCAGGCTCCCGACGTCATCGACGTCGGCCTCTCCTTCGGCCCGTCCGCCAAGAAGGACGGTCTGATCCAGCCTTACAAGGTCTCCACCTGGGATTCGATCCCGGACACCGCAAAAGATCCGGAAGGCTACTGGTACGGCGACTACTATGGCGTTCTCTCGTTCCTCGTGAATAAGGATCTCATCAAGGAATCGCCGGCTGACTGGGCCGACCTGAAGAAGAGCGATTACGCAAACAGCGTCGCTCTGGCAGGTGATCCGCGCACCGCCAACCAGGCTGTTCAGGGCGTTTATGCTGCCGGTCTTTCTGCATCCGGCGGTGACGCTGCCAAGGCGGGCGAAGAAGGCCTGAAGTTCTTCGCCGAGCTGAATAAGGTCGGCAACTTCGTGCCCGTCGTCGGTAAGGCCGCTCCCTTCGCGCAGGGCTCCACACCAATCATCATAGCCTGGGACTACAACGCATTGTCCTGGGGTGAAAGCCTGAAGGGCAATCCTCCCTTCGAAGTCGTCGTTCCGAAGACGGGCGTCGTCGCCGGCGTTTATGTCCAGGCGATTTCCGCCTTCGCTCCGCACCCGAACGCTGCCAAGCTCTGGATGGAATATCTCTATTCCGACGAAGGTCAGCTCGGCTGGCTTAAGGGCTATTGCCATCCGATCCGCTTCAACGATCTTGCCAAGAACAACAAGATCCCGAAGGAACTGCTCGACAAGCTGCCGCCGGCAGCAGCCTATGAAAAGGCCGTCTTCCCGACACTCGAAGAGCAGGCAGCTGGCAAGGAGACCATTACCAAGAACTGGGATTCCGTCGTCGGCGCCAACGTTAAGTAATATCCGATCCGGCCTCCCCGCCCCAAAAGGCGGGGAGGTTTTCTCACTCCGACGCCCCTGGATGAGCTTTTCATGAGTACCGTTTCAACGCCGATGGTGGGCAGCACCCCCTTGATCAGCAAAGATCGCGTGATCGACTGGCTGGGCATTGCGCCCTTCATTATTTTCTCTCTGCTGTTTCTGATCATCCCAACGCTTTATCTTGTGGCGGGCGCGTTCCTGACGCCCGAGGGCGATTTCACGCTGAAGAATATCGGCGACCTTTTTACGCCATCGATCATGAGCGCCTACTGGATCAGTATCAAGGTCTCGGTGGCCTCCGCTCTTGGCGGCGCGCTGATCGGCTTCTTCCTGGCCTGGGCCGTCGTGCTCGGCGGACTGCCCGCCTCCGTGCGCTCGACGCTCCTAACCTTCTCCGGCGTCGCCTCGAATTTCGCCGGCGTGCCTCTTGCCTTCGCCTTCCTGGCGACGCTCGGCCGCACCGGCCTCGTGACGGTTTTCCTGCGGGAATGGTTCGGCTTCAATCTCTATGGCACCGGCTTCAACCTGCTGTCCTTCTTCGGCCTCACCATCACCTACATGTATTTCCAGATTCCGCTGATGGTGCTGATCCTGACCCCGGCGCTGGATGGAATGAAGAAGGAATGGCGTGAAGCCTCCGAGATTCTCGGCGCCACCAACCGTCAATATTGGACGATGG from Rhizobium lentis carries:
- a CDS encoding ABC transporter substrate-binding protein yields the protein MISNISRLLSLSTAMIVASTAIAAAEPSAELIAAAKKEGTLTTIALPHDWCGYGEVIAGFKAKYGLEVNELNPDAGSGDEIEAIKANKGNTGPQAPDVIDVGLSFGPSAKKDGLIQPYKVSTWDSIPDTAKDPEGYWYGDYYGVLSFLVNKDLIKESPADWADLKKSDYANSVALAGDPRTANQAVQGVYAAGLSASGGDAAKAGEEGLKFFAELNKVGNFVPVVGKAAPFAQGSTPIIIAWDYNALSWGESLKGNPPFEVVVPKTGVVAGVYVQAISAFAPHPNAAKLWMEYLYSDEGQLGWLKGYCHPIRFNDLAKNNKIPKELLDKLPPAAAYEKAVFPTLEEQAAGKETITKNWDSVVGANVK
- a CDS encoding MurR/RpiR family transcriptional regulator, which encodes MTTASKTVSDVIHSHLGVLTRAEKQLAESLLDNYPVSGLGSITTIAENAGVSTPTVVRMVQKLGFKGYPDFQARLHQEVEATISNPIAKHDRWAQNAPGTHILNRFADAIMGNLRQTLTDLDTATFDSVASLLSDRKRGLYFVGGRITGALAEYFFTHMQVIRPATTLLSSNSSSWPQYALNMNAGDILIIFDIRRYEQEMVSLATAARKRGAEIVVFTDQWASPAAKLARHAFRVRIEAPSAWDSSVVTLFIVEALIEAVQNSTWDETKERMKTLEGLFEQSRLFRKPG
- a CDS encoding glutamine synthetase family protein — its product is MSSSYTIDDLRKDVAEGRIDTVLACQVDMQGRLMGKRFQAEYFVESAWKETHSCNYLQATDIEMETVSGYKATSWEKGYGDYTMKPDLSTLRRIPWLEGTALVLCDVLDHHTHEEVAHSPRAILKKQVKRLEDMGMKAYMASELEFFLFDQSYEAAHASGYRNLKLASAYNEDYHIFQTTKEEEVMRAIRTGLQGAGIPVENSKGEASAGQEEINVRYADALAMADRHAIIKNGCKEIAWSKGKAITFLAKWNYNAAGSSSHIHQSLWSLEEKPLFFDHTGKYGMSPLMHNYVAGLLAHASEITYFLAPYINSYKRFMAGTFAPTKAIWSKDNRTAGYRLCGEETKGIRIECRVGGSDLNPYLAFAALLAAGIDGIENKLELEAPFVGDAYGGKDIREIPRTLRSAAIAMTESAMLRKAFGDEVIDHYTRAAEWEQEEYDRRITDWEVARGFERA
- a CDS encoding N-formylglutamate amidohydrolase is translated as MVLARPKILSEADGDCVGIERIEGRSPVLLVCEHASKTLPARFGDLGLPNEALSSHIAWDPGALAVARGMSQALDATLVYQRFSRLIYDCNRPPSSPGAMPETSEIFAIPGNKDLTAEERLARTDALYVPFHDAIRGLIRDRRARGQDSIIVTMHSFTPVYHGRQRAVELGILHDEDSRLADRMLDAAADAPLYRTERNQPYGPEDGVTHTLILHGLSNGLRNVMIEVRNDLIADDSGQGVMADYLTGLLQQSLEA
- a CDS encoding ABC transporter permease, whose product is MSTVSTPMVGSTPLISKDRVIDWLGIAPFIIFSLLFLIIPTLYLVAGAFLTPEGDFTLKNIGDLFTPSIMSAYWISIKVSVASALGGALIGFFLAWAVVLGGLPASVRSTLLTFSGVASNFAGVPLAFAFLATLGRTGLVTVFLREWFGFNLYGTGFNLLSFFGLTITYMYFQIPLMVLILTPALDGMKKEWREASEILGATNRQYWTMVALPILWPSLLGTTLLLFANAFGAIATAFALTGSSLNIVPILLYAQIRGDVLHNPNLGYAIALGMIVITGVSNILYLMLRMRAERWQK
- a CDS encoding amino acid permease, producing MSDYTELDKKQDVHILHSMGYAQELERRMSSFSNFAVSFSIICILSGGINSLAQATAGAGGAAIGIGWPVGCFISLVFAVAMAQISSAYPTAGGLYHWGSILGNRFTGWLTAWFNLLGLVTVLGAINVGTYYFFMGSFGTTYLGLTDTITVRIIFLIIITGAQALVNHMGIGLTAKLTDFSGYLIFATSIALAVVCLIAAPSYEIGRLFTFANYSGEAGGNVWPSTSGAWVFLLGLLLPIYTITGYDASAHTSEETVKAAHSVPRGMVASVLWSALFGYIMLCAFVLMLPNMDDAAKQGWNVFFWAMDSQVNPVVKDLLYLAIFVSQWLCGLATVTSVSRMIFAFSRDGGLPASKALSKVSPQYRTPVAAIWTGSILSVLFVWGSSLVTIGDTPVYTIVVSCTVIFLFFSFAIPITLGLFAWGTSKWDKVGPWNLGEGVFKLFAVLSIIAMILIFILGIQPPNQWALYITVGFLVVTGIVWFGFESRRFKGPPIGADVAKRQAEIAAAEAAVGESGER